Proteins from a genomic interval of Niabella soli DSM 19437:
- the dinB gene encoding DNA polymerase IV — MSSANRYIVHFDLDSFFVSVELLLKPELKGKPVIVGGTSGRGVVATCSYEARKFGVHSAMPMQTAMKLCPQAVVLKGNHEKYGRYSKIVTEIIASKVPLYQKASIDEFYCDLTGMDKFFGVSRYARELREYIIKETNLPISCGLSSAKFISKMATNEAKPNGFLEIPQGKEKDFLWPLGIEKINGVGRQTEQRLRRMGLHTIKDIAMTPKDLLIGQLGKWGEELWRKSQGLGSADVETHWDQKSMSRETTFHENQTDLEYLYGKLIRLTERNAFDLRQDNKLTGCITVKIRYSNFETTNRQESIPYTALDDELIQKAKDIFERSWQRGRPVRLIGVRFSQLADDGLQMDLFGRQEDKLNLYKAVDAIKNRFGKTLVSKAATSKPVLREENKK, encoded by the coding sequence GTGTCATCCGCCAATCGTTATATTGTTCATTTTGACCTGGATTCCTTTTTCGTATCCGTGGAGTTGCTCCTGAAACCGGAGCTGAAGGGGAAGCCGGTGATCGTTGGCGGTACTTCGGGGCGGGGTGTGGTAGCCACCTGCAGCTATGAGGCCCGGAAATTTGGCGTCCATTCCGCCATGCCCATGCAAACTGCAATGAAACTATGCCCACAGGCAGTTGTATTGAAAGGGAACCATGAAAAATATGGCCGGTATTCAAAAATAGTTACGGAAATCATCGCATCAAAAGTACCGCTTTACCAAAAAGCATCCATTGATGAATTCTATTGCGACCTCACCGGGATGGATAAATTTTTTGGGGTGAGCCGGTATGCCAGGGAATTGCGCGAGTATATTATCAAAGAAACTAACCTGCCTATCTCCTGCGGGTTATCTTCAGCAAAATTCATCAGCAAAATGGCCACTAATGAAGCCAAGCCCAATGGGTTCCTGGAAATACCCCAGGGAAAGGAAAAGGATTTCCTGTGGCCACTGGGGATTGAAAAGATCAACGGCGTGGGCAGGCAAACAGAACAGCGGCTGCGCCGGATGGGGCTGCATACCATTAAAGATATTGCAATGACGCCAAAAGACCTGCTGATTGGCCAACTGGGGAAGTGGGGCGAAGAGCTGTGGAGAAAATCCCAGGGGTTAGGTAGCGCTGATGTGGAAACCCATTGGGATCAAAAAAGCATGAGCCGGGAGACTACATTTCATGAAAACCAAACCGATCTGGAATACCTATACGGGAAACTGATCAGGCTTACGGAGCGCAATGCCTTCGACCTGCGGCAGGATAATAAGCTTACAGGGTGTATAACAGTTAAGATCCGCTACAGCAATTTTGAGACCACCAACCGGCAGGAATCGATCCCTTACACCGCATTGGACGACGAACTGATCCAAAAGGCAAAGGATATATTTGAAAGATCCTGGCAAAGAGGAAGGCCCGTGCGACTGATCGGCGTCCGGTTTAGCCAACTGGCGGATGATGGGTTGCAGATGGATCTGTTCGGCCGGCAGGAGGATAAATTAAATCTTTACAAGGCCGTGGATGCCATTAAAAACCGTTTTGGAAAAACACTTGTTTCCAAAGCCGCCACCAGCAAACCAGTATTGCGGGAGGAAAATAAAAAATAG
- a CDS encoding DUF4382 domain-containing protein, whose protein sequence is MKKIVYPVLLFLIGSAVVISCSKNASDSNSGIPAGSQRLSVFFTDAPVSYDSVLIDIVSVEAKMDTTIHKDDDHFGDNDRDDDNDDLKSGDRDHDHDHYGTWVNLNLAAGKYDVLKLRNGLDSLVAQADVKGTVRKIRIKLGTGSYLVKGGTQYPLKLINMRNDKNYVYINLHDGDRDDNMQTVKVWIDFDLGRSIIERDGKFYLLPILRPFCDRKSGRIEGKVLPRDAWAVVRAISATADTSSALPDKEDGEFKIRGLKNGTYKVLYQSTNGYKDTAINNVVITNGKEVDLPTVTMHK, encoded by the coding sequence ATGAAAAAAATAGTTTATCCGGTCCTTTTGTTTTTGATCGGAAGCGCTGTAGTGATTTCCTGCAGTAAGAATGCTTCTGATTCTAACTCCGGCATACCGGCAGGATCCCAGCGTTTATCCGTTTTTTTTACTGATGCTCCCGTTAGTTATGATTCTGTTCTGATCGATATCGTGTCGGTTGAAGCCAAAATGGATACTACCATTCATAAAGATGACGATCATTTTGGAGATAACGACCGGGATGATGATAACGACGACCTGAAATCAGGCGATCGGGATCACGATCATGACCACTATGGTACCTGGGTAAACCTGAATCTGGCAGCGGGTAAATATGATGTGTTGAAATTGAGAAATGGGTTAGATTCCCTTGTTGCCCAGGCCGATGTAAAAGGAACTGTTCGCAAAATCAGAATTAAATTAGGAACCGGCAGCTATTTGGTAAAGGGTGGAACACAATATCCGCTTAAATTGATTAATATGCGTAATGACAAGAACTATGTATATATCAATTTGCATGATGGAGACCGTGATGACAATATGCAGACCGTAAAAGTCTGGATAGATTTTGACCTGGGAAGATCGATCATCGAGCGAGACGGTAAGTTCTACCTGTTGCCCATATTGAGGCCTTTCTGCGATAGAAAGTCCGGTAGAATTGAAGGCAAAGTGCTGCCCCGTGATGCCTGGGCTGTTGTAAGAGCCATTAGCGCTACAGCGGATACTTCCAGCGCATTACCCGACAAAGAAGATGGTGAATTTAAGATCCGGGGACTGAAAAATGGCACCTATAAAGTGTTGTATCAGTCTACCAACGGTTACAAGGATACGGCTATCAACAACGTGGTAATTACAAACGGCAAAGAGGTTGATCTGCCCACTGTTACTATGCACAAGTAG
- a CDS encoding pirin family protein, translated as MSNIGMIIEERAADIGNFLVGRLLPFRQKRMVGPFIFIDHMGPAELKDYQNLDVGPHPHIGLSTLTYLFEGSVMHRDSLGTAVEIQPGAVNWMTAGRGVVHSERTPEYLRHTDKRLHGLQIWVALPKELEQMDPSFTHVEAKDIPAWEQEGATIKLISGTAFGKTSPVPVYSPQYFIKIVTPKGQKLNIGQHLYGESGLYILEGSIICDGHTYGPRQILIAKDSTLCSFETTDDTTVFIFGGEPLPEERFIYWNFVSSNRDVIEQAKLDWQQQSFPLIPGETGFVPLPQQSPNVKLKDIK; from the coding sequence ATGTCAAATATCGGGATGATCATTGAAGAGCGTGCCGCGGACATCGGCAACTTCCTCGTTGGGCGCCTGCTGCCTTTTCGTCAAAAACGGATGGTGGGTCCATTTATTTTTATTGACCACATGGGGCCTGCGGAGCTAAAAGATTATCAAAACCTGGATGTAGGGCCACACCCGCATATCGGGCTTTCTACCCTCACCTATCTTTTTGAAGGCTCCGTAATGCATCGGGACAGCCTGGGCACAGCAGTGGAGATACAACCTGGCGCTGTAAACTGGATGACAGCCGGCAGGGGTGTGGTGCATTCAGAAAGAACACCGGAATACCTGCGGCATACAGACAAACGGTTACACGGGTTGCAGATATGGGTAGCCCTGCCAAAAGAATTGGAGCAAATGGATCCGTCCTTCACGCATGTAGAAGCAAAGGATATCCCCGCCTGGGAACAAGAGGGTGCCACCATTAAACTGATCTCCGGAACCGCATTTGGGAAAACCTCCCCGGTTCCCGTTTACAGTCCGCAGTACTTTATAAAAATTGTAACTCCTAAAGGGCAAAAGCTGAATATTGGTCAGCATCTTTATGGCGAAAGTGGCTTGTATATTCTAGAGGGGAGCATCATCTGCGACGGGCACACATACGGTCCCAGGCAAATACTGATCGCCAAAGACAGTACCTTATGTTCTTTTGAAACAACAGACGATACAACGGTTTTTATTTTTGGAGGAGAACCGTTACCGGAAGAACGTTTTATCTACTGGAACTTTGTAAGTTCAAACAGGGACGTTATTGAGCAGGCGAAGCTGGATTGGCAGCAACAGTCATTCCCTTTGATCCCCGGCGAAACGGGCTTTGTTCCCTTACCGCAGCAATCTCCGAATGTAAAACTTAAAGATATAAAATGA
- a CDS encoding ABC transporter permease has product MNTASFIANRIAFNKQRSFSRFIIRLSIAATAISVAVMIVTLAFANGFQKKVSEKVFSFWGHIRIQAMAPYQYVVSEETPITANPALVAQIKKNPQVAVIQPFATRYAIVKTKDDLEGVLVKGVDSTYNFSNLKQFIQKGRPPRFSDSTYSREIMLSDYTAQQLKLDTGSRVLIYFIRPDNSLRPDRLTVTGIYKTGIEEYDKAFAIADLKLIRRLNDWDADQIGGYEVFLRDYKKIDTVANQLMQSPAMPEDWDAQSIKTFVPNIFDWLNMQDVTRNLLIVIMIIVAVINLITCLIILVLERMRMIGVLKAIGASDWTVQKIFLRHSLLITITGIVIGAVCALGLIFAQLKTGFIKLDESAYYLSEAAVAISAWEIIAICLSTFLVCLLVLLIPTYIVKKVQVVKAIHFR; this is encoded by the coding sequence TTGAATACCGCTTCTTTTATTGCCAACAGGATTGCCTTTAATAAACAGCGCTCTTTTTCCCGTTTTATTATCAGGCTTTCCATTGCAGCTACGGCTATCAGCGTTGCGGTAATGATCGTCACCCTGGCTTTTGCCAACGGTTTTCAAAAAAAGGTCAGCGAAAAAGTATTTAGCTTCTGGGGCCATATCCGCATACAGGCAATGGCCCCTTATCAATATGTGGTATCCGAGGAAACTCCTATCACAGCTAACCCGGCCCTCGTGGCGCAGATCAAAAAAAATCCACAGGTTGCCGTTATTCAACCCTTTGCCACAAGGTATGCCATTGTAAAAACGAAAGACGACCTGGAAGGGGTGCTGGTAAAAGGAGTAGACAGTACCTATAACTTCAGCAATTTAAAGCAGTTTATACAAAAGGGGCGCCCCCCGCGGTTTTCAGATTCTACCTATAGCCGGGAGATCATGCTCTCCGACTATACGGCTCAACAGTTGAAACTGGATACCGGCAGCCGGGTGCTGATCTATTTTATCCGCCCCGATAACTCCCTGCGGCCGGACCGGCTCACCGTTACCGGAATTTATAAAACAGGCATTGAAGAATACGACAAAGCCTTTGCTATTGCTGATCTGAAACTGATCCGCCGGCTGAACGACTGGGATGCTGACCAGATTGGCGGGTACGAAGTATTTCTCAGGGACTATAAAAAAATTGATACGGTTGCCAATCAACTGATGCAATCACCGGCAATGCCGGAAGACTGGGATGCCCAAAGCATCAAAACCTTTGTTCCGAATATCTTCGACTGGCTGAATATGCAGGATGTAACCCGGAACCTGCTCATCGTTATTATGATCATTGTGGCTGTCATCAACCTGATCACCTGCCTGATCATCCTGGTGCTGGAGCGGATGCGGATGATCGGGGTGTTAAAAGCCATCGGCGCTTCCGACTGGACAGTGCAGAAAATATTCCTGCGGCATAGCCTGTTAATAACCATAACCGGCATTGTTATTGGCGCTGTTTGCGCTTTGGGGCTGATTTTCGCACAACTAAAAACCGGCTTTATCAAACTGGATGAAAGCGCTTATTATCTCAGCGAGGCGGCCGTTGCCATTTCCGCCTGGGAAATTATCGCCATTTGTCTTTCTACTTTCCTTGTTTGCTTGCTGGTATTGCTTATTCCAACCTATATCGTAAAAAAAGTTCAGGTGGTAAAAGCGATTCATTTCAGGTAG
- the ffh gene encoding signal recognition particle protein, with the protein MFNNLQDKLESAFKNLKGQARITELNVASTIKEIRRALVDADVNYKIAKEFTDKIREKATGEKVLNAISPGQLMVKIVKDELTELMGGEEAVFNAKGNPAVILIAGLQGSGKTTFSGKLANYLKSKKGLSPLLVAADIYRPAAMEQLRVLGEQIGVEVYIEPENKDAVSIAKNAIAESKSRNKNVIIIDTAGRLAVDEQMMTEVADIKNAVNPQEILFVVDSMTGQDAVNTAKAFNERLDFSGVVLTKLDGDTRGGAALSIKYTVNKPIKFVSNGEKMDALDVFYPERMAQRILGMGDITTLVERAQQQFDEEQAKKLESKIRKNKFDFADFKAQLDQIKKMGNMKDLLGMIPGVGAKIKDLDISDESFKGIEAMIDSMTPEERSNPDIINGSRRKRIATGSGKDIAEVNAFMKQFEQMRDMMKNMNKMGAFGRMMPGMGKFKMPS; encoded by the coding sequence ATGTTTAATAATCTACAGGATAAATTAGAATCGGCCTTTAAAAATCTGAAAGGGCAGGCGCGTATTACGGAGCTGAACGTTGCTTCAACTATTAAAGAAATTCGCCGGGCGCTGGTGGATGCGGATGTGAACTATAAAATAGCCAAGGAATTTACAGATAAGATCAGGGAAAAGGCAACAGGCGAAAAAGTGCTGAACGCGATCAGTCCCGGTCAGTTGATGGTTAAAATCGTAAAGGATGAGCTCACCGAACTGATGGGCGGGGAGGAAGCCGTTTTTAATGCCAAAGGGAATCCTGCGGTGATCCTGATCGCCGGATTGCAGGGAAGTGGTAAAACCACCTTTAGCGGTAAACTGGCCAATTATCTGAAAAGTAAAAAGGGTTTATCGCCGCTGCTGGTGGCGGCGGATATTTATCGCCCGGCGGCGATGGAACAGTTAAGGGTGTTAGGGGAGCAGATCGGAGTGGAAGTATATATTGAGCCGGAAAATAAAGATGCCGTAAGCATTGCAAAGAATGCCATTGCCGAATCAAAATCAAGAAATAAGAACGTTATCATTATTGATACGGCCGGACGCCTTGCGGTTGATGAGCAGATGATGACGGAAGTGGCCGATATTAAAAATGCCGTTAACCCGCAGGAGATCCTGTTTGTGGTAGACAGCATGACCGGTCAGGACGCGGTGAATACGGCAAAAGCCTTTAATGAACGCCTTGACTTTTCGGGTGTAGTGCTCACAAAGTTAGACGGTGATACCCGTGGTGGTGCGGCATTGTCTATTAAGTATACGGTAAATAAACCGATCAAATTTGTAAGTAACGGTGAAAAAATGGATGCGCTGGATGTGTTTTATCCGGAACGGATGGCACAACGTATCCTGGGTATGGGAGATATCACAACCCTTGTAGAGCGCGCCCAGCAACAGTTTGATGAAGAGCAGGCAAAAAAACTGGAAAGCAAGATCCGCAAGAACAAATTTGATTTTGCGGATTTTAAAGCGCAGTTGGACCAGATCAAAAAGATGGGTAATATGAAGGACTTGCTGGGGATGATACCCGGTGTGGGCGCCAAGATTAAAGACCTCGACATCAGCGATGAAAGCTTTAAGGGCATTGAAGCGATGATTGATTCTATGACTCCTGAAGAGCGTAGCAACCCGGATATTATTAATGGCAGCCGTCGCAAACGCATTGCCACAGGTAGTGGAAAAGATATCGCAGAAGTAAACGCCTTTATGAAGCAGTTTGAACAAATGCGCGACATGATGAAGAACATGAATAAAATGGGCGCTTTTGGCCGCATGATGCCGGGCATGGGAAAATTTAAAATGCCTTCGTAG
- a CDS encoding GNAT family N-acetyltransferase — MKAEYIGLPLIKDDAAKQFELTVEGHKSFIRFNETPHHITLVHTEVPAALEGKGVGTTLVEKTLEYIEQSGKTLIPLCPFVFAYIKRHPDWKRIVDPGFKGFDH, encoded by the coding sequence ATGAAAGCAGAATATATAGGGCTTCCATTGATAAAAGATGACGCCGCCAAACAATTTGAGTTAACTGTAGAAGGGCATAAATCCTTTATCCGTTTTAATGAAACACCCCACCACATTACATTGGTTCATACTGAAGTTCCTGCAGCGCTGGAAGGCAAAGGCGTGGGTACTACCCTTGTAGAAAAAACACTGGAATACATAGAGCAAAGTGGCAAGACCCTTATTCCTTTATGTCCTTTTGTATTTGCCTATATTAAACGGCATCCGGATTGGAAACGTATAGTAGATCCGGGGTTTAAGGGATTTGATCATTAA
- a CDS encoding quinone oxidoreductase family protein — MKAAVLKKLGTPPVYEDFLDPVITEGDQELMTLIAASVKNLDKARAAGTHYANYTNLPAVVGIDGVGTLPDGSIIYAQGISGTIAEKALIHKGKYITLPEGIDPAIAAALPNAVIGSAMALKCRAKITQGSTVLINGATGVTGTVAVQLAKYYGAKTVIATGRNARQLERARELGADHTISLLEDDNTIISQIKAIHKQEHIDSVIDYLWGKPATLLLEALMGAGIDHVAAKTVIVTVGAMAGDSLLLSSGALRSSDIEILGSGFGSLSPQDFQEFNTLLLPEAFRLAAAKKLNIEIDTAPLENIQTAWNQPLSPGKRLVIKIK; from the coding sequence ATGAAAGCTGCCGTCTTAAAAAAGCTGGGCACCCCACCCGTATATGAAGATTTTCTGGACCCCGTTATCACGGAAGGGGATCAGGAATTGATGACCCTTATAGCAGCATCCGTAAAAAATTTGGATAAGGCAAGGGCTGCAGGCACTCATTATGCAAACTACACCAACCTGCCCGCGGTGGTCGGTATTGATGGTGTGGGCACTTTGCCGGACGGAAGCATCATATACGCACAGGGAATTTCCGGTACGATCGCTGAAAAAGCGCTGATCCATAAAGGGAAATATATAACGTTGCCAGAAGGTATCGATCCGGCTATTGCGGCCGCGCTCCCCAACGCAGTGATCGGTTCTGCTATGGCATTAAAATGCCGCGCAAAGATCACGCAGGGCAGCACAGTGCTCATCAACGGAGCAACCGGCGTTACGGGTACTGTAGCAGTGCAGTTGGCAAAATACTATGGGGCAAAAACAGTTATTGCTACAGGCCGCAATGCCCGCCAGTTGGAGCGGGCACGGGAACTGGGCGCAGACCATACCATTTCTCTTTTAGAAGACGATAACACAATCATTAGCCAGATAAAAGCCATCCATAAACAAGAACATATTGATAGTGTTATCGATTACCTATGGGGTAAACCCGCAACCCTGCTCCTTGAAGCATTAATGGGGGCGGGAATAGATCATGTAGCGGCTAAAACAGTGATCGTTACGGTGGGTGCTATGGCCGGCGATTCACTCCTGTTAAGTTCAGGCGCTTTACGCAGCAGCGATATTGAAATTTTGGGCTCGGGGTTCGGGAGCCTGTCGCCACAAGACTTCCAGGAGTTTAATACCCTACTGCTGCCGGAAGCGTTTCGGTTAGCTGCGGCAAAAAAACTCAATATTGAAATAGATACTGCCCCTTTGGAAAACATTCAAACCGCCTGGAACCAACCCCTTTCTCCCGGCAAGCGGTTAGTTATAAAAATAAAATAA
- the fsa gene encoding fructose-6-phosphate aldolase — protein sequence MKFFIDTANLDQIREANALGVLDGVTTNPSLMAKEGITGQEAIMKHYKDICDIVDGDISAEVVSTTFDGIIEEGKKLAAIHPNIVVKVPMIKEGVKAMKWFTDNGIKTNCTLVFNAGQAILCAKAGAKYVSPFVGRIDDTGWDGIQLVEQIVHIYNIQGIKTQVLAASMRSPNHIIRCAEAGAHVVTSPLESILGLLKHPLTDIGLAKFLEDAKKLQ from the coding sequence ATGAAATTTTTTATTGATACCGCCAATCTGGACCAGATCAGAGAGGCCAATGCGTTGGGCGTACTGGACGGTGTTACCACCAATCCTTCCTTAATGGCAAAAGAAGGAATTACCGGGCAGGAAGCTATCATGAAACATTATAAAGACATTTGTGATATAGTAGACGGAGATATCAGTGCAGAAGTAGTAAGCACTACTTTTGATGGCATTATTGAGGAGGGTAAGAAGCTGGCGGCCATTCATCCGAATATAGTGGTAAAAGTGCCCATGATCAAAGAGGGCGTAAAAGCAATGAAATGGTTTACTGATAACGGCATTAAAACCAATTGTACCCTGGTATTCAATGCGGGCCAGGCCATCCTTTGTGCCAAGGCCGGTGCAAAATATGTATCGCCGTTTGTGGGCCGTATTGATGATACGGGATGGGATGGCATACAACTGGTAGAGCAGATCGTTCATATCTATAATATCCAGGGAATAAAGACTCAGGTACTGGCCGCTTCTATGCGCAGTCCCAACCACATTATCCGGTGTGCGGAAGCAGGCGCCCACGTGGTTACCAGCCCGCTGGAATCCATTCTCGGGTTGTTGAAACATCCGTTAACCGATATAGGCCTGGCTAAATTTTTAGAGGACGCCAAGAAGCTTCAATAA
- the rpsP gene encoding 30S ribosomal protein S16 yields MAAKIRLQRHGSKKRPFYFIVVADARSPRDGKFIQKLGTYNPLTIPATIELDRQKALEWLNKGATPTDTVRRILSFKGVLYLKHLLRGVKLGLFDEAAAMQKFTAWSAEHDEQIKKRTAKAIEERKAKRRVASAAPRRAAAPREESAPNATAEGNSE; encoded by the coding sequence ATGGCAGCTAAAATTAGATTGCAAAGACACGGGTCAAAGAAAAGACCTTTCTACTTCATTGTAGTGGCAGACGCCAGAAGCCCCCGTGATGGTAAGTTCATTCAAAAATTAGGTACGTACAACCCGCTGACAATTCCTGCTACAATTGAGCTGGATCGCCAGAAAGCTTTGGAATGGCTGAACAAAGGAGCCACTCCAACTGATACGGTTCGTCGTATTTTAAGTTTTAAAGGGGTATTATACCTGAAGCACTTACTGCGCGGAGTAAAACTGGGTCTGTTTGACGAGGCAGCCGCTATGCAGAAATTCACTGCATGGAGCGCTGAACATGACGAGCAGATTAAAAAACGCACTGCAAAAGCTATTGAGGAAAGAAAAGCGAAACGTAGGGTGGCAAGCGCCGCGCCGCGCAGAGCTGCAGCTCCAAGAGAAGAATCAGCCCCTAATGCAACTGCAGAAGGTAACAGCGAATAG
- a CDS encoding TrmH family RNA methyltransferase — protein sequence MIPKSEIKYIQTLFQKKFRDAEGCYLIEGPKILDEALTAAQTAVKKIFGLSEWIDQHEFRYPDIEMNVVSSFELEKISQLKTPNQVIALMAKPERSGIVSPQQDIVLALDGIQDPGNLGTIVRIADWFGIPQVVCSKDCADVYGGKVVQAAMGSIFRVPVCYEDLPVWIVRQKRTPVYGAVLDGTPLKQVKHVTSGVLVIGNESKGIRPEVAALLTEKITIEKTGGAESLNAAVATGILLAYLK from the coding sequence ATGATTCCTAAATCTGAGATCAAATATATCCAAACTTTATTCCAAAAAAAATTCAGAGATGCGGAGGGGTGCTATCTCATTGAAGGGCCAAAAATACTGGATGAGGCGCTTACTGCTGCCCAAACCGCTGTTAAAAAGATATTTGGATTAAGCGAATGGATCGATCAACACGAGTTCCGTTATCCTGATATTGAAATGAATGTCGTTTCATCATTTGAACTGGAAAAAATAAGCCAGCTAAAAACGCCCAACCAGGTAATAGCCCTGATGGCAAAGCCGGAGCGGTCCGGTATTGTTAGTCCTCAACAGGATATTGTTCTGGCACTGGATGGTATACAGGATCCGGGAAACCTGGGAACCATCGTACGGATCGCTGATTGGTTTGGGATTCCCCAGGTAGTGTGCAGTAAGGATTGTGCTGATGTGTATGGCGGCAAAGTGGTTCAGGCGGCAATGGGAAGTATTTTCCGGGTGCCCGTTTGTTATGAAGACCTGCCGGTGTGGATCGTGCGGCAAAAAAGAACGCCCGTGTATGGGGCCGTATTAGATGGCACGCCTTTAAAGCAGGTAAAACATGTGACCAGTGGCGTATTGGTGATCGGCAATGAATCAAAAGGCATTCGCCCGGAGGTGGCCGCGCTACTCACAGAGAAAATTACCATTGAAAAAACGGGGGGTGCAGAATCATTAAACGCCGCCGTAGCAACCGGCATTTTGCTTGCCTACCTGAAATGA
- a CDS encoding ribosome maturation factor RimM — translation MKPQLQNISIGKLTGVFGLKGELVLRHALGNTGLEGLEKILIKDKAGSLIPWFVTTTRVKNDEEVYLKLEDISTPEAAKPLLQKEVWLSEDDFKKYANRTAPISLLGYTVKDDKQVLGKILEVIEQPHQVLCRLLVHGKEVYIPLHEESLKKVDHKYKNITVRLPEGLLDIYLG, via the coding sequence ATGAAACCGCAACTACAAAATATCAGTATCGGTAAATTAACGGGCGTATTCGGACTAAAGGGAGAACTGGTCTTACGACATGCGTTGGGCAATACCGGGCTGGAAGGCCTTGAAAAAATATTGATAAAAGACAAAGCCGGGAGCCTGATCCCCTGGTTTGTAACAACCACACGTGTAAAAAACGATGAAGAAGTATATCTAAAACTGGAAGACATCAGCACGCCGGAAGCCGCCAAACCGCTATTGCAAAAAGAAGTATGGCTAAGTGAAGATGATTTTAAAAAATATGCCAACAGAACTGCGCCCATAAGTCTTTTAGGGTACACGGTTAAAGACGATAAACAGGTTTTGGGAAAGATCCTGGAAGTTATTGAACAACCCCACCAGGTGCTCTGCCGGCTGCTGGTTCATGGAAAAGAAGTTTATATACCCCTGCACGAAGAAAGCCTGAAAAAAGTAGATCACAAATATAAAAACATCACCGTAAGGCTGCCCGAAGGCCTGCTGGATATCTACCTGGGGTAA